From the genome of Salmonella enterica subsp. houtenae serovar Houten:
CGTCGGCATCACCGCCCAGAATGGCGTCCATCACCGCCTGGTGTTGTTCCGTCAACTTTGAGAATACGGGCGGAACGAGATACATACGCTGGCGACTCTGTTTGACGGAGGATTGCAGTACGTCGAAGAAACCGCGCATGGTTTGCAACAGCACCACATTGTGCGAGGCTTCCGCGATCGCCAGATGAAATCGCACGTCGGCCTGGGAGGCGAGATCCGGGTCTTCGCTGAGCGTCGCATCCAGGCAGAGTCTGATTTTCTCTTTGTCGGCGGCGGTGGCGCGCATGGCGGCGTGCCAGGCCGTGCTGGCTTCTATGGCGTGGCGGGCTTCCAGAATGTCGAAACTGTAGTCCGGATCGTTCGCCATCAGCGTTTTCAGCGGTTGTACAATATTCTGTTCAGACCAGGCTTCATGCTGCCAGCGGACAAACGTCCCGCCGCCGCGGCGGCTCACCAGCACGCCTTCGCTGACCAGCTTCGCCAGCGCTTCGCGTAAAGAGTTGCGTGATACGCCAAGCTGTATAGCCAACTGGCGCTCGGCGGGCAATTTCATGCCCGCTTCCAGGTTTTGTTCTTCAATCAGCGCCCGCACGCGAGAGGCAATCTCATCTGACAGGCGTTTTGGCATCACAATCACGGAATCATCCAGGTTAAAACATAGGCCTGAAGCGTAGTGATCACGCCCACCATACAGGTGAAGATCAGGCTGTGTTTGACGGTAAAACGGAACAGATCGGACTCTTTTCCTACTAATCCCACCGCTGCGCAGGCGATGGCGATAGACTGCGGCGAGATCATCTTCCCGGTGACGCCTCCAGTGGTATTCGCCGCCACCATCAGCACATCAGAGACGCCGATTTGCTGCGCCGCGGTAGCCTGTAGAGAGGCAAACAGCGCGTTAGATGAAGTATCCGAGCCGGTCAGGAAGACGCCCAGCCAGCCGAGAAACGGCGAGAAGAATGTGAAGGCGCTGCCGGTGTGCGCCAGCGCTAACGCCAGCGTTGAAGAGAGCCCGGAATAGTTCGAGATAAACGCGAACGCCAGCACCATGCCGATGGAGTAAATCGGCAACGCCAGCTCTTTCAGCGTGCTGCCAAAGGTCTGGATTGCGGCTGAGGGTTTCATTTTCAGCCAGACGATAGACAACAGCGCGGCAAACAGGATCGCAGTGCCGGTGGCGGAGAACCAGTCGAACTTATACACCGCAGCGTAAGCGGTGGCTTCGTGTACGACTGGCGGCATACGGGCGACCAGTTTATCGAGATACGGTACCGGAACGTTAATTACCCAGTCATACAGCGCGCCGCCGGGGGCAAACAGCGCTTTGAACGGCGGTACGCTCCAGAGAGTGACCGTGGCAGTCAGGAACAGGAAGGGCGACCAGGCGCGAACAATTTGCCCCTTCGTATAGTGGGTGCGCGCCAGCGTCTGATCGACCTGCGACGCGCCCATATCGCCGAAGCGGAAGATGCGTACCGGCTGCCAACGTTTGAGGAACAGCGTCAGGCACACTAAAGACACCAGCGAAGAGATAATGTCCGGCAGTTCCGGCCCGATAAAGTTGGAGCTGAGATACTGGGCGATAGCAAATGAACCGCCAGAGACCATCACCGCAGGCCAGGTTTCTTTCACGCCGCGCCAGCCGTCCATAATCGCCATAATCCAGAACAGGACGATAATAGTCAGGAACGGCAACTGGCGGCCCACCATCTGACCGATTTCAAAGCTGTCCAGGCCGGTGACCTGTCCGGCAACCAGAATCGGGATCCCCATCGCGCCAAAGGCGACCGGCGCGGTATTTACAATCAGGCACAGCCCTGCCGCATACAGCGGATTAAAGCCTAACCCCACCAGCAGCGCGGCGGTTATCGCCACCGGCGCGCCGAAACCCGCCGCGCCTTCAAGGAACGCGCCGAAGCAGAAGCCGACAATCAGCATTTGCAGACGTTGATCGGGCGTAATCGACAGAATGGACGAGCGGATAATGTCAAACTGCCCGGTCTTTACCGAAATTTTATAGACGAAGACCGCGGCGATAATGATCCAGGCAATCGGCCATAGCCCGTAGAAGAAGCCATACACGACCGATGCCAGCGCGTGATCTACCGGCATTTTATAGAACAGCAGCGCGACGGCGAGCGCGATAACCACCGTCCACGAAGCGGCAACATAGCCTTTTAGCTTGAGCTTAATCAGGGCGAAAAAGAAGAACAGGATCGGGAGCGATGCGATCAGGCTGGAAAGCCAGATATTGCCCGCCGGGTCATAGTTTTGTTGCCAGAGATTCATTGCAGGTCTCCTGAGAACCACACGCATAATGGGATGAATCTTTGCTCATCTCGTTGGGGTCACATTATGTGTAAAAGTGGTCCTGCCAATATTGTTGTGTATGGATAATGACAACGAATAGTTAATCAAATGTTATTTATTGGCAACGGTATTGTAGAGTTAATTTAATGAAATGTGAACCTGTGGTCGGATTCAGCGGGAATTGGTAGGACCAATAATTCAGTCAGTAAGAAGGAAGAACCGGGTAAGCGAAAGCGCCGCCCGGTCAACGTTTAGAATTCTGTTTTACTAAAGCCTGTCATCTCTTTGAGCCCCATTTCCCGGCCCAGCGCCGTCATCGGGTGCACCACGATCAGGCCGCGTACGCTTTTTTTGAGTTTGCCCATATCGGCCTGCTCTTTTTTAGTGATAGCGCGGCGAAACGGCAGGTTCATCAGCTTCTGCGCTTCTTTACTCAGTTTCTGGCCGTGTACCTCGCGCAGACGGATAATTTCTGCTTCCAGCGTCTCTTTTTCTTTTTCCAGCTCCGCGTATTTATCGGCGGATTCAACCAGCGAGAGGCTTGCCTGCTGGTGGCGAATAGCGTCAAGACGATCGCTCAGACGTTTAATTTCGTTTTTTTCGACTTCTTTCATGGGATAGCTTCTGATAGAAATGGGATAGATACCCTATAGTATGCGCGCAGTGGGTGATTCTTCACAACTCATGGCATAAAGATAATCAATTATGGCAAGTATTACACCGCTAATTATTTAGTTATCTCTTTGAGAATAAAATCCTTTTTTTCGAAAGAAAAGATGAAGCGCCTTTTTGCCGGTAAGAAAAGCGATTAAGCACATTTTCCTCAATGACAACGCTAAATCGATCCTAAACTCAAATAAGCGGCCGCGGGAGTCAGACGCGGGTTACACATGGAGGATCTATCATGGCAAAAATAGGTGAGAACGTACCACTTCTTATTGATAAAGCCGTCGATTTTATGGCGTCCAGCCAGGCGTTCCGTGAGTACTTGAATAAAATGCCGCCGCGTAATTATGTTCCTTCCGAAGTACCGTTGGAGAGCGCGCCCATTTATTTGCAGCGTCTGGAATATTACCGACGGCTGTACCGACCAAAAGAAGAAGAAGGTTAACGGCGGGATTTACTTTTGAAAGGCCTTTTTTAAGCTGATTTTAGAAATCAGCTCGGTCAGGGAGAGGACCATCGTCGAACGCACCGCCTGCTGGTAGCGCTGAATTTGCATGGCGTATAGCGCCGCGTCGGACGTATCAAAATGCGGCGGCGGCGGCAGCGCCATGACGCAGTGCAGTTCGCCAAACGGCCCGAGGATCTCATCGTCGGTAAAGGCGTACTCATTGCCGTCGTGATTCAGCTCTTCGCGCAGCGCCATTAACAGCTCCGCATCTTCATATTCGGTGCGGTTGAGTACGCCCAGGCCATAGATAAGTTTCAGACGTACCGAAAGATCGCCCAGCGGCCCGTCGCCGTCCAGCAGCGGTTCCACAGCGTATTTCACGGCATAGTCGTCTTTGCGAAACACCTGGAGCACCAGGATATTCACCGCCTCAGTCAATAACTCGACGGCGGTAATCAGGAAGCTCCGTACGGTTTTGCCAGCATTCAGACGCTCAAGCACACGATTTTCAAAGGCCTGGGTTTGTTCCATTATTGCCTGCATATCTGACAATCTGTTATTCGGGCGCAGGCTAACCTGCGCCGGGTTCTGCATCATTTGGTCGCGTTATAGGCGTTAACCGCTTCCGCTACCACATCACTCTTGGCATCCAGCCCGGAAATTTGCGCCAGCGCGGCCTGCGGGCCTTTTTCGGTAATCAGAGCCGCCAGCTCCTGCGCCTGCGGATCTTCATCGCTACGGAAATGCATCGCCGCCGCGATCCCTTTCACCAGATTCACATGCGGCAGACCATATTCCAGGGTGCCAAGCAGCGGTTTGATCAGACGGTCGCCCGCGCTGAGTTTGCGTAGCGGCTGACGGCCTACGCGTTCGACGTCATCTTTCAGATACGGGTTTTCAAAACGACCGAGGATTTTCTGAATGTATGCCGCATGTTTGTCGGCATCAAAACCGTAGCGTTTGATTAGCACCGCGCCGCTTTCTTCCATCGCGCCTTTAACCACCGCGCGAATACTCTCGTCGAGAATGGCGTCGCGAATGGTCTGATGACCGGCTAATTTGCCGAGGTACGCGGTTATAGCATGACCGGTGTTCAGCGTGAAGAGTTTACGTTCGACAAAGGCCATCAGGTTATCCGTTAACTCCATCCCCGGAATGGTCGGCAACGCGCCTTTGAACTGGGTTTTGTCGACGATCCATTCGCTGAAGGTTTCTACCGTCACTTCCAGCGGGTCATGAGTGGCGGAAGCGGAAGGCGGCACGATGCGGTCAACGGCGGAATCCACAAAACCGACGTGCTGTTCAACCCAGGCTTTATCACCGTCCTCCAGCGCGTTCATCACATGACCTTTGAGCTGCGTGGTGCCGCGCACCATATTTTCGCAGGCAATGATATTCAGCGGGGCATCCACCCCCTGCGCCTTACGTTTTACCAGCCCTTTAGCGATAGCTGGAGCGATACGCTCCAGCACCACCGGGCCGACAGCGGTCGTCACCAGGTCGACGCTGGCAATCAGCGCTACCACCTCATCGCCGATGCTACTTACCGCGTTAACGCCGGAGACCGTATCCACCTGCTCATTTTCACCCACGACATGAACCTGATAGCTATGACGGGCATTCAGGGCGTCAAGCACCACCTGATTTACATCCGCAAACGTCAGTTGTATCCCCGCGTCAGCCAGCAATTTGCCGATAAAGCCACGACCGATATTACCTGCGCCAAAATGTAATGCTTTCATAGTATTAACCTTCATTAATGTTTTTACCCGAGAGGGCTGGGGTGAGGCTTTCCCCTCAACCTAACCCTCTCCCTTGCGGGAGAGGAAACCGTCGGCCCGGTAAGCATAGCGCCACCGGGCA
Proteins encoded in this window:
- a CDS encoding Putative cytoplasmic protein, which codes for MAKIGENVPLLIDKAVDFMASSQAFREYLNKMPPRNYVPSEVPLESAPIYLQRLEYYRRLYRPKEEEG
- the mtlD gene encoding mannitol-1-phosphate 5-dehydrogenase: MKALHFGAGNIGRGFIGKLLADAGIQLTFADVNQVVLDALNARHSYQVHVVGENEQVDTVSGVNAVSSIGDEVVALIASVDLVTTAVGPVVLERIAPAIAKGLVKRKAQGVDAPLNIIACENMVRGTTQLKGHVMNALEDGDKAWVEQHVGFVDSAVDRIVPPSASATHDPLEVTVETFSEWIVDKTQFKGALPTIPGMELTDNLMAFVERKLFTLNTGHAITAYLGKLAGHQTIRDAILDESIRAVVKGAMEESGAVLIKRYGFDADKHAAYIQKILGRFENPYLKDDVERVGRQPLRKLSAGDRLIKPLLGTLEYGLPHVNLVKGIAAAMHFRSDEDPQAQELAALITEKGPQAALAQISGLDAKSDVVAEAVNAYNATK
- the lldP gene encoding L-lactate permease gives rise to the protein MNLWQQNYDPAGNIWLSSLIASLPILFFFFALIKLKLKGYVAASWTVVIALAVALLFYKMPVDHALASVVYGFFYGLWPIAWIIIAAVFVYKISVKTGQFDIIRSSILSITPDQRLQMLIVGFCFGAFLEGAAGFGAPVAITAALLVGLGFNPLYAAGLCLIVNTAPVAFGAMGIPILVAGQVTGLDSFEIGQMVGRQLPFLTIIVLFWIMAIMDGWRGVKETWPAVMVSGGSFAIAQYLSSNFIGPELPDIISSLVSLVCLTLFLKRWQPVRIFRFGDMGASQVDQTLARTHYTKGQIVRAWSPFLFLTATVTLWSVPPFKALFAPGGALYDWVINVPVPYLDKLVARMPPVVHEATAYAAVYKFDWFSATGTAILFAALLSIVWLKMKPSAAIQTFGSTLKELALPIYSIGMVLAFAFISNYSGLSSTLALALAHTGSAFTFFSPFLGWLGVFLTGSDTSSNALFASLQATAAQQIGVSDVLMVAANTTGGVTGKMISPQSIAIACAAVGLVGKESDLFRFTVKHSLIFTCMVGVITTLQAYVLTWMIP
- the SBOV37791 gene encoding Protein of uncharacterised function (DUF2810); its protein translation is MKEVEKNEIKRLSDRLDAIRHQQASLSLVESADKYAELEKEKETLEAEIIRLREVHGQKLSKEAQKLMNLPFRRAITKKEQADMGKLKKSVRGLIVVHPMTALGREMGLKEMTGFSKTEF
- the mtlR gene encoding mannitol operon repressor produces the protein MMQNPAQVSLRPNNRLSDMQAIMEQTQAFENRVLERLNAGKTVRSFLITAVELLTEAVNILVLQVFRKDDYAVKYAVEPLLDGDGPLGDLSVRLKLIYGLGVLNRTEYEDAELLMALREELNHDGNEYAFTDDEILGPFGELHCVMALPPPPHFDTSDAALYAMQIQRYQQAVRSTMVLSLTELISKISLKKAFQK
- the lldR gene encoding L-lactate dehydrogenase operon regulator translates to MIVMPKRLSDEIASRVRALIEEQNLEAGMKLPAERQLAIQLGVSRNSLREALAKLVSEGVLVSRRGGGTFVRWQHEAWSEQNIVQPLKTLMANDPDYSFDILEARHAIEASTAWHAAMRATAADKEKIRLCLDATLSEDPDLASQADVRFHLAIAEASHNVVLLQTMRGFFDVLQSSVKQSRQRMYLVPPVFSKLTEQHQAVMDAILGGDADGARKAMMAHLSFVHTTIKRFDEDQARQARITRLPGDHNEMTRENKS